cgtaaaattaatacacacacacacacacacacacacatatatatatatatatatatatatgtgtgtgtaattgtgtgtgtgtgtgtgtgttgattttaccgttatatatatatatttttttttttacagtgtagtatCATGCATATGGGCACTTCACAAAAATCAACAGCGAGTCTGAAAGAGCTCCAAACCGCTCCCTAGTGAAAGGCCAAATCGAAGAGCTATGTTTTGAGTTCAGATTTAAAAATACGGACAGACTCAGCATTCGGGATAAAATTCAACGATGCATCGGGGAGACCAGACAACAAGGAATTACAAGAATCAACCCCAGAGTTACCAAAGCttggaaaattattatttttaaattcagtttattttttttccggTGGCTGATAAGGCATTTAAGTACTGTAATAAGAATTTAACCCTGCATGTCTGACCACGAGTGCGGTGGTTCTGGGTGGGATAGATttgattcaaatataaaaatagtttaaatttcagtttgagAATGCATTATTGCTGTTGCACACATTAACTTGTTTATTTAAGATTTAGATGCAATGCAGGATTAAAAGGATTCACCCTGACGTGGTGTTGTTTGCGCTGCTTCTTtcaaactgagttttttttttttaaagcagttttagcATAAAACACAGGCAAGTTATATAACCCTATCACAACTATAATTCCATTATTCTCACAAAACATTTACACACATGCAAATACAATGCTTTAAATACTATTAGCAAAATCTGCATTGTAGGAAACATTACACCTTTGGgtgtgctgtttttaatgttGACTGTTGCTTTAAGTATTGCCTCGGTGCAGTCAGCGTGCTCTGTTGCAATCTGAATACAGGTACTTCCCAGGGATAACTCGTGGTCTCAGCTCATTGGTCGTCAGCTGGACCAATCAGCGGCAGCCATCTGTGCAGGAACATTTCCAAGCAATAAAACGTGACGTTGCAGACAGAGGCAGTGCCAGAATTAAAGCAGGTTTCATTGAGGGCTGATCATGAGGTCCGGATTGCTGTTCTCGGTGCTTTTTGCCATAGCTGCTGCCGATCTAAGCATTTACTTTAAAGAACAGTTTTTGGATGGAGGTaagaaatgcttttatttaaaaaaaaaaaaaatgaaacctttttttttttttttttttttttttttttttttttttttttgcactgatgAAAATATAGCAGGCGTGCAGATCTGTATATGCCTCTCAAGTATTGGACTTCAAACCCTGAGAGATTAATTTGGTATTTGAAagcttggttttattttgtaatgtcgTGGTGTTTCCTTGAAAGTgtggtttcatttaaaaacaaacataaaaaaaaaaatgaaagcgtaCCACGATTACACACTGGGGAAAAAGACTCACAAAATAATTAGTATTAGTGCAATATTAGTATAAATCTTAATCTCTGAATCTTAATTTCACTTATTTGGTTTATAATACTGTACTTTACACTGCAAtctggttaaataataataataataatcatacaatgcattattattattattattattattattattattattattattattatttgaaacttGTGATCGTATAtccctgtaaaagaaaaaataaatacattgttgtgTGATTGTTTACAGTGCATAACGAGGGCAAACAGAGTGTTTCGGTAATCCACAGCGTGCTGCGTAGATCTCCCGAACAGTCTCTTTGAATAAGAATCTGCCACAAAAAAGAGACTACAACCCAATAACTCAATCtcgaagatttatttttttttcgttTCTACTGATGATCAGTATTGAAACTGAAActtaaaagcataaaaaatagTGAAAAGCTAGAACGAGTTATTTAATAACGTACTCATGAAGAAAGAATCGGGGGAATCAATGGGCCAGGGGGAAGAATTTCACACTTCAGTGTATTTccagtgggtttttttgtgtttttttctcttgtgCATGCTGACAATTCCTTGTAgcacattttaaatttgaatcaaGTTCCGGTATTACTACACCGACGCTTGTTGAACAAACAAGGAAGTAACGTTGCACCGGTTTTTATcacttgactgtttttttttttttttttttttttgggggggggggggggggggggggtcaaagtcTTCCTGAATGATTCCAGAATTCATTATTTCCTGTACAAACAAACTGATGATCATGACATCTGaagtcatttaatttttttattttttattttatttgctactGTTGTGTGGGAATTTCAACATGACGAACCATCACAAGCTGGAAAGCCATTCCAGTGATCCTATAGGCTGCTAATGGTTCAGACGAGGCTTCTAGAGCCTgtaatacactggtattataacaCAGTGAAAACTGCTGAAGGGATTCACTGGTTAGTGGAATCAACTGCATTGTGTAATAATGAAAAACTGCATTCCCTTTGTTTCAACGCTGCTAAACCGTGATCTTTGTCCTGCGTTTCAGATTCCTGGCAGAGCCGCTGGACAGTATCCAAGCACAAGCAGGACTACGGGCAGTGGAAACTGACGGCAGGGACATTTTATGGCGATGAGGAAAACGATAAAGGTAAAGGGACAAATGACGTGAGCCAGGATGCTGGTCATTCTACCAATCAAGTGACTCAGGCTGCCTTTGCATAGCTGATTTGCATAGCGgtttgcatagcggtttgatccattcctgattttactgtTTGACACACCTGAGCTCGCTACCAAcactctgtggctaatcaagcttgcgtGAACACCTGGGtgggggaaactgctatgcaataggagtctcttTTCCATCCCAGTTAAAGccaaggttgtgttttgttttcaggtctTCAGACCAGTCAGGATGCCCGGTTCTACGCTGTGTCGTCCCGTTTTGATCCCTTCAGCAATGAGGGCAAGACCCTGGTGATCCAGTTCACAGTGAAACACGCGCAGAAGATCGACTGCGGGGGTGGCTACGTCAAGGTCTTCCCTGCAGACCAGGATCAAGAGGACATGCACGGGGAATCCCAGTACTACATTATGTTTGGTAAGCCCGCCCTCTGAGATTTTCACTTTGTAACATCTCTGAAGGTGGAACCCAGCCAGTGGTGTAGCAGTGGAACCGCATAACAGGCGTGCAAAGTCACATGACTCCCGCCTCccgcacaactgtctgattcCATCAGGAGTCgtcttgatgcaatgaaaagagcattaggaacttctgtTACAAGCTACTTgttttaagaaggctaaaaatgctgacaaagGCACAAACAAAGCTCTTCCCAGAATGGCATACAGtgaagcagcagctgctgctgcagtgaCAGTGAGCTTCCAAGATAGCTCTTCAAAAGTAAtccttcttgtttaagaaaaCCAATGTTTTAGTGGCAATCCAGTGCTTTTAGATTTAGGACTACACTGCCGACCACAGTAGAGCTAGCTAGAGAAGCTCTCCACTTTTATACTGAAAGAGGACAGTCAAAGAAGtctgtgttaatgtgttttgagtTCAGGATCGGCTCTTCAACTCTGTTTAGCTGCCAAAAGCATGTAAGTTAGGCTTTATGTAGTGTTGCGCCACCAGTTTGCAACAGCACCCCCTAGTGCACAGCATGAGCTACCATGACAGAGCTTGTTCTGACTAGAAAGACAGTTTGGCTGATGTAGCCTGTGTTGCGTCTGTCCGTGGTTTTGATAACGCCACTCATGTTGGTTTTCAACAGGTCCTGACATCTGTGGCTACAGCACGAAAAAGGTCCACGTCATCTTCAACTACAAGGGCAAAAATCATTTGATCAAGAAGGAAGTGAAGTGCAAGGCAAGTGTTAAGAAACCAAGACTTAACAAATAAAGAGTTGTACAAATAAAATCCATCACCTGCAATTCACAGCAGTAACATGTATAGCTCTTTGATATTTTACATGCCATTCTGTGGTTTGGTTGCAACGTTCTCCCAGCTTTTGCTCCAGTGTGATGCAGCTGTAGAAACTGAGTGCTTCTCCAAGTTCCTAATCTGAAGCCCCTCTGCACTACTTCACCCTGCTCATCAGAGTATTAAAAATCTGTCTCCCTTGCAGGATGATGAGCTGACTCACCTGTACACACTGATCCTGAGACCTGACCAGACCTATGAGGTGAAAATCGACAACGAGAAGGTGGAATCAGGCACTCTGGAAGAAGACTGGGACTTTCTGCCACCCAAGAAGATAAAGGACCCAGAAGCGAAGAAGCCAGAGGACTGGGACGACCGGGCAAAGATTGACGACCCTGACGATGTCAANNNNNNNNNNNNNNNNNNNNNNNNNNNNNNNNNNNNNNNNNNNNNNNNNNNNNNNNNNNNNNNNNNNNNNNNNNNNNNNNNNNNNNNNNNNNNNNNNNNNNNNNNNNNNNNNNNNNNNNNNNNNNNNNNNNNNNNNNNNNNNNNNNNNNNNNNNNNNNNNNNNNNNNNNNNNNNNNNNNNNNNNNNNNNNNNNNNNNNNNNNNNNNNNNNNNNNNNNNNNNNNNNNNNNNNNNNNNNNNNNNNNNNNNNNNNNNNNNNNNNNNNNNNNNNNNNNNNNNNNNNNNNNNNNNNNNNNNNNNNNNNNNNNNNNNNNNNNNNNNNNNNNNNNNNNNNNNNNNNNNNNNNNNNNNNNNNNNNNNNNNNNNNNNNNNNNNNNNNNNNNNNNNNNNNNNNNNNNNNNNNNNNNNNNNNNNNNNNNNNNNNNNNNNNNNNNNNNNNNNNNNNNNNNNNNNNNNNNNNNNNNNNNNNNNNNNNNNNNNNNNNNNNNNNNNNNNNNNNNNACCAGAGGTATGGGCAGCACATAACAGCCTGGGGAACTCGCATTCAGCAGATACTATCACAATGGACCCATGCTGCTGCCCAGACAAATATTCCTTTATCTATTTCTTGTTTCAGGGCTGGGAGAAGCCAGAGAACATCCCTGACCCTGATGCCAAGAAGCCAGAGGACTGGGATGAGGAGATGGATGGAGAATGGGAACCTCCAATGATCCCCAACCCAGAATACAAAGTATGCCTTTTCAGCATGCTACAACATATATGGGGATGGTTTGACCACATTTCATATAACTTTGCATGGTCCTTTTATTGCAGGAACTTTCCTGCACTGTTAATGTTCAGGGCTGTCAAAGGTTCTTTGTTTATCTTGGTTTTGATTAGACTATGTCCTTGCTGTGGCATGCTCCCCTACTTGCAGTAGATGTCCAGTAGGGGGCGGTGTGGTGCTATTGCCCCTGGTGGGGTAATCTGTGCTCCGTTGTTAATGCCGTACTTTTTTCTTAAAGGGCGAGTGGAAACCCAAACAGATTGAGAACCCTGACTACAAGGGCCCCTGGATTCACCCCGAGATTGACAACCCCGAATACACACCTGATTCAAACATCTACAAATTCGACAACATTGGGGTTCTTGGACTTGACCTCTGGCAGGTTAGTTTTCAAAGCAGACCCATTCTTTCACATCAAGTAGATGTTGTGTGTAGACATTTTGAGATTTAATTGaggacatgtttaaaaataaatgctttttaatttttttttttattacatataacAGGTAAAATCTGGCACTATCTTTGACAACTTCCTGATCACCGATGATGAAAAATATGCAGAAAAGTTTGGACAAGAAACCTGGGGAGTTACCAAGGTATGAACAGTAAAATCTGTGCATTGTATTATTGGAATGGACCGTTCTGTGTCGctgttgtttatttaatacacCTTGGACCACTGTAGCGCTCCAGTCCTGTTTATATAGTAATGGTAGCAATCACTGAACCTGCACTAGTTTTACTTGAATGGTTCTGCCTGACCCATCATTCTTCGAATTGTACAGGAACCAGAAAAGAAGATGAAGGAACAGCAGGATGAGGACGAAAGGAAGCAGCGCGAggaggagaaaaagaaagacgACGTAAAAGACGAGGAAgaagacgaggaggaggagggagaggaggagggagataACACAGAGGCAGAAGAGGAGGATTCGTTGGAAAATGAAACGCCATTTAAGGACGAACTGTAAATGAACTGCCTTGATCTGGAAGCACAACTGCTGCACGCCTGCTTTTCAACGTAACAGGAGAGTGAAGAACCCCCCGCCCCTACCCCCAGCAAGACGAGTACTGCTCATGAAGAACCCCCCCCCAAAGACTTACCCCTGGTTTCTGCTCATGAAGAACCCCCGCCCCTACCCCGAGTTATGCTCATGAAGAACACCCCCCTGCCCCTACCCCTGGGGTTCTGCTCATGATGAACCCCTACCCCCGGGTTCTGCTCAAGACGAAGTTCTTGGGGGGGGGCCCCTACCCCCAGGTTCTGGGGCTCATGACGAGTACCCCTGGGGATGGGGGTTCTGCTCATGAAGAACCCCCCCCTACCCCCAGGTTCTGCTCGTTTTTTTAAGTGTTGCAAGGAAGGCAGTTTAGTCTTTGCTTATTCAGTTCATCAGAGGTTTTGTTAACTCTGGCAGGTCTTATTGGTTCTCTTACAACTCCAGGCTCTCATGTGgggctgtatttttaaaatgcagcagtTGTCTCCTGAAAGTATAAGATTGTCccaaaattttaaaacaattttttttcaaattttgccCACGACCTTTTGCAAGGTGATAAGTAACAAAGCACTGTTTGGCGAGTATGCTTTTCCTAATGAGCGCGGTGACTTTTTAAAGAGTGCCAAGAAGAACGGTTTGTTGGGTTATGGAGAAGATGTGATAATTGTTTTCCACGTTTCTTTTAGCAAGGCTTAACGTTGTACATTGCTACTGCTGTTAGTGAAGAGCGGATTTCAATGTTCAGTTTAGGTGTCAGTATTTAGGTAGAACAGAGGGGGACTCTAGCCCTGTTCTAAAGCTGTAACGTAGCTGAATGCAAAGGAGGGAAAGCGAATGTAGTTCATTGTCTTTTAGACAGTAACAGTACCAGGTAGGGAAGACAAATACATGGCGATGAACTGGATTCCATCTCAGGCATGAGTGTAAATACTTGCCACTATTCACAGGAACAGTCaacttggaaaaaaataaaatacatcatttaGTACTTTTTTTGGAGAGGGGCAATAGTACACTTGAGATCATCTTGCAACcagaatgtaattattaataccaaagttttgtttatgaaataaaaagaaatatatgaaaaaatgtgATGATTTTAGtgtcattttcaatttaaaaacaaaaaaattgtggATGTTAATCATAATCATAGACGAGGCACACTGTGAAGCAATGTTTAGAAATCAACTCGTAGAACTTGGTGAAATCGGGTACAACAAAGCCACCTCCTGCATTTGTTGTACGGAATTTTGAAGAAGAAGTATACAGACTTAAAAGCATTGCAGTGAAGTCAATCATTGAATTATATTGTTCAAACTGCAACATGGCAGTGAGTGCATGTATGATGATGATTTAGGAGACTAAAAGAAtgatctaactttttttttttttcataacctttGATGTTCTGAGTCTAATgcagggatgcaaataagactcccattgcatagcagttcatcCGTTCCAGGTTTTAAGATGTGCTTGATCAGCCTCAGTCTATAGGCTAAACCACCGAGACACAACTGCATGAAGACGACCTGAATATTGTCAGCTCTCACTCTATTcagacagcaagcacaaacaGCCTCTCACGCCTGCTTAATTGCAACAGAGCGGTGATCATCtcaattctgttttaataaagggtttgttgtgtgtgtgtgtgtgtatttactcGAGCGGCGGGTAGGTGGCGCTTGAGTGCAGCATTTGCCACAAGTAAAGGCTAGccgctgcagcagcagcagagataGCTGAGTCACAAAACTGGCATAGTAGTAACGGTGCTACACCAGTGAAGGGGACGGGATATTTCTGCTAGGTTACttgtatttaaaactgtttttaaacatgttgaaGATCACGGTGAAAACGCTGCAGCAACAAACCTTTAAGATTGAGATAGAGCCGGAGCTGACGGTAAGCTACCGGGACTGCAGAAACCCAAGTAAATAGGCTGGAGGCCGGGATAGTGGGGCTGGGAAAAGACTGGGTTTTTTTCGGGGCCTTGGCGTTTTGCTTACTGAAACTAGAATTTGTTCAAATGTTCAGCACGACCGGGATAATTGAAGAACGCTGAGGGCTTGGCGGTTTTAAAATGGTATTTTCTTAAATGACAGCATCACTCTTGCTGCTtgctttgaaattattattatttttttggtgcaTTGAACAAACTGACAATAGATTAGAACAGCATGATATATTGCAATGTAGACAGTGTTAATAACTGTACGCAAAATTAACGTATTGTACTTGAAGGGCTTTGTTGGGGAATAATGTCAATTTGTTATGATTTAACAAATGACATTACACATGCAGCGCTAAAGCCGTCGCCAAGTTTTGTAGGACGTTTCGAATTATTGGTAACACTTTTTAGAAACGTCACACAAATACTAGCCTACTACCacgaataataaaataataataatactaataataataataataatccagctcAGTTAGCAGGGCCTGAAAGTCGTTGATTGATTCCTCAAAGCCTGTCATTGGAATTCCACATGAAGAAGTTGTCAGTGCCACACCGTTAGTGCCCAACTTGAAGTGTTAATTATTCTAGTGTTCCATGGTCATTTTTCAGTACTTGTGCTGGGATGGTACAGAGTTACACTGTAGTAGACAGACCTTATAAGTTACACACAAACATGTGACCCACCTATCTTGTCCAGTTGGATTTCATGTGCCAGCTCTTCACTTTTTGGTTAAAGGTAGACTTCCTGCAAGCTGCAATGCATTGTCCTCATGTCAAGACTGCACCACCATTGGATTGTTGAAATACTGCACCCCATGCATGTGCTGAACCTGACAGGCACCTCGACACAGAATGTTCTGACTCCTCCCCTATTGCTATCCGAAAGGCATGCAGGTGCATTTCCTCTTGTGATCGCTGCCTCTAATCCCTTCAGGAAAGTTGGGGGTGGAAATATGCAGTGATGTCTCCAGAGCAACCCACAATAGTAACGTGTGAAGTACTGGATACAGACACACCTGCTGTCATCTCTCTGTCTGTCGGATTATCCgtcttgcaacagggagatgcagcttttatatattacagaatgcatTGAAGATTGCCGATTTACTCGGAAGGGAGTGCTACAGATAGCAGgtgttttttagggtttttttttttgttgttgttgttgtcccaACAGCTGTAGTTTATGCATCTCACGGAAGCAAGCTAGTAAGCAATGATGCATCAGATCATTGAAGTGCAAAACCCAATACAGGACAATGCCCTTAAAATGACAAATCACAGCAAATGTGGGTAGTTGCAGCAGGCCTGCTACAAGGTGCCCCTGTTTATCTTTTTAAacgcagtgtttaaaaaaattaaaaaatagtgaGGAACATGGATCAATTGTTGACTCTGAAGTCCACCCCCAATCTAAAACCATTTGAGGAATGCAATCTGGATTAACAGGAATGCAATCTGGATTAACAGGAATGCAATCTGGATTAACAGGCAGATGTTTCTTAAATGCTCTTTTCCAGGTGAGATCCTTAAAGgagaaaatagaaaaagaaaaaggatcaGATTCCTATCCAGCAACAGGGCAGAAGCTGATCTATGCAGGTGAAACCCTGTCGCTTTTGTTGTTCATTGCTGCTGTTCATAGTGTTACTGAATCCGAAAGGTGAAGTTATAGTAACGATGCAGTCTACAGTAAGATTCTGTACACTGTTTACTGCTCCCCCAGTTTCAGTAAAGCAGGGTAGCAGCAAAGccttattgctttatttattatgttGTGAATCTCAATGTAAAGTCAACTAGAATGTACTGCCAATGCAATCTCATGTCtaatatacctgtatatttaGAAATCCAGAGTTATAGACGGAtccgttattttttttaatattcaaggtaaAATCCTAAACGATGACATACCTATAAAGGACTACAAGATAGACGAAAATAACTTTGTCGTAGTCATGGTAACCAAGGTAAGCGCCAACACGCTGCTAAATAGTAGATAGCATTCTGTTTCAATTGTAAATGCTCAATATTCAGAAATACTGTTCTGTTTTGTGATTCGATCATTAAGAAGTAATCAGTGAGGCAtccaaataaaatagaaatacatatcGGTTTTGTTTACTGCATGAATTTATATTTTGCATGAGACGAGCCCAAACTTAATAGAACTGAGCCCATATTCAAAGATACTCCTCCTTGAGAATATCAGAGCGCTAGAGAGAGCACATGGCTTGTACAAATGACAGTATTgcttttctgatttatttatttttgtatttgttcttgcTACTAGCCAAAGGCATCACCTTCTTCACCTGCGCAGCCCCCAAGCCAAGCAACCCCAACTCCTGCTGTAACAAGCACCCCCACCCCTGTCAGCACCCCCACCCTTGTACCTGCAGCGTCAGAAGATGCCCCAGCTACCGAAGCAGTGCCCCCTGTGGCTCCCCTTTCCACTGCAGCCCCCctcagcacagacacagcaccAGCAGCACCTGGACTCCCTGATACCCCCACTGAGGAAAAACCCAAAGAGGAAACGGAAGAAGAGCCCGCCGCCACCCCATCAGTCTCCACCAGGTAGACAAGAAGAGCACCAATCACGTGCCTTGCTGGTGGTGCTACTTGAAGTGCAACCACAATCTATTTCATTAGGTTCAGCCATTTCTCACCACAAAGCAAACGCAAACAGATGAGCTGCAGTCCAGCAGTGCTCAGGGACTGCATATTCATTCTTGTGTAGCACCagataaaaaatgaaagcacatgctcgctgttcattttaaaactacgCCTGCACCGTGAAAGGATGATAATTTGTGGAATCACTTTGTAAGTTCTCGCTAAACACCAGACCCCATTGATGACCGTTCTGTCCGACTCTCTTTCTGATCACTGAATCTGTTGATTCATCACAtcgtttctgtttttttcacagcATTGAAGATCTTAATCTTTTAGAAGAAGCAGCGTCTATACTAGgtgattttgttttcttctttttcagataatatttaatattttttattattgttaaagtgATGTTTCTTTCACATGTTATcacattaaaatgcatgaaaaaatctCTTGCACAAATTTACACAAATGCATAAATTTCATGTCCAGTTACAGGGCAGGCGTATGAAAATCTAGTCGCAGAGATCATGTCAATGGGATACGAAAGGGAGCAGGTGATCGCTGCATTAAGGGCAAGCTACAATAACCCCGACCGGGCAGTGGAATACCTTCTCACAGTAAGTGCGTTCAGTAAAGACCAACTGATAAACCTGCACCTGAGATTTTTGATGGTACATTATTGATGTTATGCGCTTATTAAATTGGATCCCAAACattccaatttatttttgttctttattgtTCAGGGAATTCCAACAGAACCTGACCTTCCTCCAAAAGAGGCATCCCCTCCAGCTCCCGCCTCCAATCCCACGCCGCAGCCAATAGAGAGACCTGTCCCAGCT
This Polyodon spathula isolate WHYD16114869_AA chromosome 27, ASM1765450v1, whole genome shotgun sequence DNA region includes the following protein-coding sequences:
- the rad23ab gene encoding RAD23 homolog A, nucleotide excision repair protein b isoform X2, producing the protein MVRSLKEKIEKEKGSDSYPATGQKLIYAGKILNDDIPIKDYKIDENNFVVVMVTKPKASPSSPAQPPSQATPTPAVTSTPTPVSTPTLVPAASEDAPATEAVPPVAPLSTAAPLSTDTAPAAPGLPDTPTEEKPKEETEEEPAATPSVSTSIEDLNLLEEAASILVTGQAYENLVAEIMSMGYEREQVIAALRASYNNPDRAVEYLLTGIPTEPDLPPKEASPPAPASNPTPQPIERPVPAGSGDISSSNPLQFLRNQPQFQQMRQVIQQNPALLPALLQQLGRDNPQLLQQITQHQERFVQMLNEPFGESVGEGEGEEAEGQGSSQTNYIQVTPQEKEAIERLKALGFPEGLVIQAYFACEKNENLAANFLLQQNFDDE
- the rad23ab gene encoding RAD23 homolog A, nucleotide excision repair protein b isoform X3, which translates into the protein MQSGLTGMQSGLTGMQSGLTGRCFLNALFQPKASPSSPAQPPSQATPTPAVTSTPTPVSTPTLVPAASEDAPATEAVPPVAPLSTAAPLSTDTAPAAPGLPDTPTEEKPKEETEEEPAATPSVSTSIEDLNLLEEAASILVTGQAYENLVAEIMSMGYEREQVIAALRASYNNPDRAVEYLLTGIPTEPDLPPKEASPPAPASNPTPQPIERPVPAGSGDISSSNPLQFLRNQPQFQQMRQVIQQNPALLPALLQQLGRDNPQLLQQITQHQERFVQMLNEPFGESVGEGEGEEAEGQGSSQTNYIQVTPQEKEAIERLKALGFPEGLVIQAYFACEKNENLAANFLLQQNFDDE
- the rad23ab gene encoding RAD23 homolog A, nucleotide excision repair protein b isoform X1; the encoded protein is MLKITVKTLQQQTFKIEIEPELTVRSLKEKIEKEKGSDSYPATGQKLIYAGKILNDDIPIKDYKIDENNFVVVMVTKPKASPSSPAQPPSQATPTPAVTSTPTPVSTPTLVPAASEDAPATEAVPPVAPLSTAAPLSTDTAPAAPGLPDTPTEEKPKEETEEEPAATPSVSTSIEDLNLLEEAASILVTGQAYENLVAEIMSMGYEREQVIAALRASYNNPDRAVEYLLTGIPTEPDLPPKEASPPAPASNPTPQPIERPVPAGSGDISSSNPLQFLRNQPQFQQMRQVIQQNPALLPALLQQLGRDNPQLLQQITQHQERFVQMLNEPFGESVGEGEGEEAEGQGSSQTNYIQVTPQEKEAIERLKALGFPEGLVIQAYFACEKNENLAANFLLQQNFDDE
- the LOC121301531 gene encoding calreticulin-like; translation: MRSGLLFSVLFAIAAADLSIYFKEQFLDGDSWQSRWTVSKHKQDYGQWKLTAGTFYGDEENDKGLQTSQDARFYAVSSRFDPFSNEGKTLVIQFTVKHAQKIDCGGGYVKVFPADQDQEDMHGESQYYIMFGPDICGYSTKKVHVIFNYKGKNHLIKKEVKCKDDELTHLYTLILRPDQTYEVKIDNEKVESGTLEEDWDFLPPKKIKDPEAKKPEDWDDRAKIDDPDDVKPEGWEKPENIPDPDAKKPEDWDEEMDGEWEPPMIPNPEYKGEWKPKQIENPDYKGPWIHPEIDNPEYTPDSNIYKFDNIGVLGLDLWQVKSGTIFDNFLITDDEKYAEKFGQETWGVTKEPEKKMKEQQDEDERKQREEEKKKDDVKDEEEDEEEEGEEEGDNTEAEEEDSLENETPFKDEL
- the rad23ab gene encoding RAD23 homolog A, nucleotide excision repair protein b isoform X4 yields the protein MQPKASPSSPAQPPSQATPTPAVTSTPTPVSTPTLVPAASEDAPATEAVPPVAPLSTAAPLSTDTAPAAPGLPDTPTEEKPKEETEEEPAATPSVSTSIEDLNLLEEAASILVTGQAYENLVAEIMSMGYEREQVIAALRASYNNPDRAVEYLLTGIPTEPDLPPKEASPPAPASNPTPQPIERPVPAGSGDISSSNPLQFLRNQPQFQQMRQVIQQNPALLPALLQQLGRDNPQLLQQITQHQERFVQMLNEPFGESVGEGEGEEAEGQGSSQTNYIQVTPQEKEAIERLKALGFPEGLVIQAYFACEKNENLAANFLLQQNFDDE